The genome window attcaGGCTCTGCGTTCGATGCTCCGTGTCGTTAGTTTCTGGGAGATACATGACGTGTCCACCGGAAGCGAGATAAGAGAAAGAAGGGGGTTTCATGAGCATTGGAAAATCGGTTTTGTCCTCGTTGTCCTCGATCTCCTCAATTTCCTCGTCATTTTCGACAggagaataattattttcccaGCTGGGAGTTGAATTTTCTCCACTCTCATGATTATTGCTTTTGCTGTGTTGCAGTGAATTCGGTGCACTGGTCGAGAGCAGCCAATTTTCACCGAGGTTCTCACCAGGACGTTTTCGTTCCTCGATCTCATTCGGAGCAAGTCCCAGGGCGCCTGAAACTGATCTCTTCAGTTTTTGGAGTGAATTGAACGAAGAATTATCCTTCGTTGCTTTCGCGTCTACcgaataaaaacgattttcatcgCGTGGCAATgagagcgaaaaaacgtgGGGCCTCGGTGGAAATTTCATCGGTGGTGGCATCGGCGGCGGGGAATCTACTCCGGCGTCGCTGCTCGACTCTTCTCCCAAATCCTGCTGCGGTGTCCACGCTGGTCTCGATGACGACACTACCGTTTTCAATCGATTCGTCGTACTAACGTCCAGCGAATCGTCGTTGGCCGCACCTGCGTCTCCTGATATTCCGGAGTCTCCGGATTTGTCGTGAGAACTTCGCGGACCAAGAGCTATCAGAGGAGGAGGTGGCCTCGCTAAACGTTCTATTCGTTCCTCGAACATTACCtgcaaaaaattacaatgttGCGATAAAATTTTGAGATAATTTTCTACATATTCGATCGGTCGaaacaaatttccaaatcaaATTCCGAGAGCACATTAACTAGGGATTTTACtgcgattataaaaaaaaatgtaataaattaTGAACTTTGGTTtcggaaagaagaaaaatcagatctgcaatttttgacattcaaactcgttttttgttgtaaaaaattaagtaAATCATTTTTGCTCGAAACGACCTTGCAGCAACCCTGCCTCGCCATTCTACCATCCCTCAAGGAACTTTATTGTTTCGGGATGCATTTCGAGTTTCTTGTCGATCGTAAATCATCGAAGCTGATTTTCCATGGCTTTTATTGCTggagatgaaggaaaaaacggcggagaagaagaaagtaaaataaaatcgcCTAAGCTCACCGGTACTTCTTCGCTGGCTGTGCTCATTGTCGGTCCAGGAGTCTCCAAGGCTGACAACAATCTCCACGCTGCGGATGGTGAAAATCTTGGGATCTCGAGCTGCTTCTTTGGCAGCGTGGGACGAAGCTTCAGCGCAATGTCTTCGACACCGTTTTGATTTTTACTCTGAAAATAttgattattcaaaaaattaattattttgccTTTTCTTTTGTAGAACAAATAGATTATCAATTTCACTGAATTTCTTCATCCAATTgtgacattgaaaaaaaaaatcctcttaACGATCATCGTACAATTATAaatcgaatctcatttcgttCAAATGTCGTACGAGACAACATtgttttcataaatattttgaatggCAATACGTACGAAATCTGTTATTCTgcagcatgaaaaaaaaataattaattcagaGCAATAACGAGGATCTTCTAATTCGAATGAGATGACAAGAAAAATTGAGACTCACATTATCCGTTCGACTCTGTATGTTTTGCACCGGGTTATTCGAATCTCTGTTTTGTAGCTCCGTTTGTGAATGATCTACTTGCTGACTGTTCTCGTTCTCTCTAATATCCCGCGACAAACCGTCATCGATACTGAAGTAATACGTTTTCGGAGCGGTTTTGCCACTCGGAGGCaatctgtaaaaaaagaaGGATCAAGAACTTTAGAATTCTAAATGAACCGAAGAAAATCGAGTATCGTGAAGATTACAAAGgtcaaaagaagaaaattaaggtagatggATAACGGCTACATGATCTTTGTACCAactatatttttgaaaatttcacaagaCGAAACTTACTTTAACatcataattttattattttaaaaatataattggtaGAGAATCAACATttgtatacaattttattattaaaaaaaacgtttgaagagttcattttgactagctgatgtcacgctgtcagttttgtttacaaatttaataGTTTATGAAGCGAGTTTGCGTTGCCAAACGTTACCGATCTATTTATCGTGTAATCTGAATGATTTCCCATCAgatatttcttaatatttcaGCAGATTTTCAAAGGTAAGGTTCAAAACTAAAATACGtatgtattcttgaatatccacgaaatacagagatcgattttttttgcgaaatcttgaatatagcaatgaaaaaaattcaataattaatttgctgctaaacTACGTGGTAACTAGCGTCGAAATTTGGCAAATCTATCTTCATTTTTGCCtggaaaaaatgtcatcgcgtaatcttggatagcgaataATCACCCCCATCTACCTtgactatcgaaaaaaatgttacagtccaaactttgtaaattgatgtaattgaagaataattttaatacccgttccaattttttcctctcgactCTTTACTCTCCGTAAGTTtggtattatttttattcgagatTTCGCCATTAATTTTGGCATTATTGTTGGACcatcttttttcattaatgCCAAAAGTTTCGTCCTTCGTATCGTTGCGACGTTTTCGATGgtcgctatttttttctctgccaCGAGGAGGTTCAGGAGTGCTTTCTCTACCGGAGCCTTGACCTCTGACGTCCGGTCGGTCGCGACAATTTCTCAGAGCAGGACTTTCCGATCTGGTTCTTGGTTGCTCGAGAAGATCTTCGGATTTGTGATTTCTCGTACGTTCGTTCGTCTCGTGGCGGTTTCTCGAATTAAAATCACGTCTGTGTCGATCCTCGATCGAATTACCAACGATCTCGAGCCTCTCGTTGTGGGATTTTCGACCGGATATGAGTTCGCCGGTGCCATTCGAAGTGATTCTCTCTTCGTAAACgtaagatttttcaataattcgtcTTCGATGTGAATTTTCGGGTATACGTTCCTCAATTCTCTCCCGCGTTCTTCCATGATCGATTCTCGAGTTTTCAATTCTTGAATTATCGATTCTCTCGTTATCGTATCCCCGAATTTCTTTTAGCGGTCGATTTTCGTGTTTGCTTCGATTCCTTTCGTCGTGGAAACGAGCCGAAGATCTGAGCTCTTCTCGTCGACGATCAAAAGGTTCTTCGACACTCCGcggttttcttttctccgtcCGACGATCATCCTGACGTTCCTCGGCTCTGGAGCGTGGATTTTTACGTTCTTCTCTGTGAGAAACACCGTTCGACGGATTTCTGAGCTCGATTTTTGGCTCAGCTGAGATAATAGTGGCAGCTCCGATCGGACCGACTCGCCTGTTGTAATTCAACTTGTTACGAACTTTTCGGGCGACTTGCATAAGTTCGGCTTGAAATTCGGGACTGCTAAGACTTCTCTGAAGAGTGTTTTTGCCGTCGTACTTTTTCGATCttcttttttcgtctctcaACCAATTTTCCTGCTCAGCACTGTCTCGCCATGCGCAACGATTTTCCTTCGAGGATTTATCGTTTCTCCACCTTCTTTCGTGTTCCAAAAGACTCTCGTTTTCTTGCACACCGTTTTGCCAATTGCTCTGCGCCTTTTTACTTTCCGCCCGGGTTTTGAAGAGTCGTGATTTCCGAGGCGGAGCCTGTATCGTCTCGTCCTCTCCGCGGTTCTCACCCTCTTGGCCAATTTCCCACTTGTACGAATCCGGCGACGAACCATCACCGTTTCCAGGCGGTGCTGGTgctttgtactttttttttcctcgataacGACTCTCCCGTTCCCGCGATTCTCTCTCCGGGTAATACGAGCTTTGACGCGTCTCTTGATTGTGGCCACGATGATTTTGATGCAAATGCTCCTTTGGCGAGTAACGAAGATCAGGCTCACTACCGAATCTCTTAAGCTCCATCATTTCGTGCTCCCGACATCGACCTTCCTGAGACCGATAGAGACAGCAATTGTGCTGATTTTGATCACTGCTCCGGGAACGCGGACCCAAGTTTGAGGCTGATGTACTTCGGCTTCTGTACACTCCTCCCTGTacaaacgaaggaaaaaacaaaacgatttttattgattctttttttttttttttttttttttaataataacaaGAAAATAACCATTTGGTAAATGAGTTTTCTCAATTCTTCGGCAAGTCATTTCGGATTTTTTCTCTGCCAAGGACTTGAGGCTCTGATATTTTTGGGaaggaaaattcattaaaaaatacttatgaaaagcgagaaaaacgAACGAGCCCGAGTTAGTTTCCTTTGGCCCggggaaaagtaaaaaaattgtagtgcttTTTAATGCGAATAAGAAATGTTTTCCCTAGTTACGAGCAGTCTGAATGACACTAATGAATTTGTTATTACAAACGGATTTTCTACCTGAACAGAAAAGAATGAACGTTGAAATAGTTAAAAAGCTGTGTACAGCGACTAGCAGTGTGTCTGAACTTGAACTGTTTCGCGAGCCTTCTCTTTGTCGTTTACTCGCCAGCAAGAAGCTCGTAATTCCGACTTTTtcctcttattttttcttcgcgttCTCTCGACGTTCAACAACGAAGAGTattctttgaagaaaaaaaggaaagaggaTCGTTTCTAGAGGAATGTCGCGAGCGCGAGAGGGACTCTGGGTCACCAATGAGGCTTCGTGGGACTTGGGAGACTTGGAGCCTTGCCAACAGCGTTTTACACGTTCTATTCTCCTCTAGGATACCTCAGAAGGATCctcaaattatttcattcgtcatttcgttctcaCCTGTAATCGAGGTTATATCGCGTTAAAAATAAACCGAATAaaccgatttttcaaaatcatttttccgaacTTTCGTacatcatttttaaaataccACACTCGACGCGATCCaacttttacgtttttttctcgagtcATTGAACTTGCGGGGAACTGGAAAATCTTTTGCCATTTAATCATTGAAGTCGCGGATAGGAAAGTACGTTTCCGAAAATTCATAATCTTTTGTACCACTAAAGACGTTATAGCGCCGAGATATATGTTACGAATTCGTAAGGAGAGCAATTTGATTTGACTCGAGGCACGAGCAGCCAAGAGATCACGAACGATTCGTCAGGCTCTTGGATCGAGCTCGCGCGAGAGCATATCTCCAACCTCCGCGTTATTATTTCTCATCGTCTTCTCTCCTATCCGAGACGTGAAATACTACGTGTGCACAGGCCACTTTGTCCTAAAGAGTCCGCGAGCGAAACGTCACCGACCCAAGAATTGttccaaaatattgaaaattcgatgaaacttTGAATAACATTTACGAACCGcaattcaaacaaaaaaaaaatgtaaaaaatcttATCGATAATGGCGTATGTTTTACGCAAATTGGACTTTCCGCAAGATCGATCCGGAATGAACACCGAAAATATGGTCGCCAAGGTTTATTCGCAAAGATATCTTCCAAGGTCTCGTCTCTTTTGTCACGATGAAGCTACTGCGGAGATACAAAAGTGTCGCGCCAGAAGCTTTTTCCTAGTTCTTTTCACGTCCTACAAAATTGTTCCGTCCACTCTATCTTCGTCTCCAAAAGGGTGGTTTTGGATTGGTCCCGAACGATTGGTCCACGGTATCGATAATTCGGAATGAGAAAGCCCGTATGTGAATGCGCGCGGATAGTTACAAAATGGCGATAGTCTATATAATATGATGAGAATATATATCGGAGGTTATGCATACCTTGTTGAGATCGTGCGGCAGAGTCAAAGCGGATGGCCTGCGGCCACTTATGGTCCCGCCGTTGTGAATGATACTTCCATTATTGGTAGCTCGCAGACGCTGATTGGGCGGCTCCGGTAGAACTTTGTGCCCGGGGGGTTGAGAGTGATGCCTCGTGTGTTCCCGGGGAAAGGAGTGGGTCCATCCGCGTCCCATCTCTTGGTTGCCCGGCGCGCATTGCTGTTGATGAGACGCCGAGTTGTTGCTGCCGCTGTTTCCCATTTCGAGTTTTCCCAGCTGTGCTCTTATTGTCGCGCGgctgatattttttcttgtttctctCGAGAATCTCGCTTTTCTTTACTTCGAGCCTCCGCCCCCTCCGCGGGCACCCCCCTCCCGCGATGTTTCGCTGATATCCTAAGGACGCTCTCCGGCAGTACGCCTCTCGATCATTTTTCATCTGGAAAAGAAAGAGCCAGGGGGGGAGGGATTCATCAAAAAGCCATTAGCAGTGGGTCGGCGCTTTCGTCTCTATCATTCTATATTTTGTGAAGTCATTCTCGCAAGAGCGGATAATCAGTGCGAAAAAAGAgacatttttcaagttcaaCTCCGAAGGAAAAATCCAAGGTTCCGTTCAAGGTCAAAAAGACGATTAGTCTTCGGGGAGCGGGGGGCAAAAATGCGGACGCTATCGGCGGACCGTTCGCGGGTTATGTTTTCGGAGGAGTTCATCGAACATCGATCTGACACAGTGACACGagtatttttctcgacttgCGTGCTGCTGCGTACAACGAAAGCTGAAAACTCAATTCGAAACATTCGTTCGAAAGACATGCGATTAAGGTCAAAACATATTGACACACGTTCAATATCAATCCTTTGCGATGgcatcgagagaaaaatagtcGGTCATCCTATACCCCGTCTACCGGGAATCCTTGTCCAAAGGGGACATGAAAACTGAATACGAGAGCTGGTTCGCTTTCTCTCAGGGAGATTCGGGGCCGATGGGTCATCGGGCTAGACAAACGGTGATGCGCaaacacacacgcggacaCGAATCGAGAGGATTCTATGTGTCAAGGGGTCAAGCAAGCATGAATTTGTCCCGAGGGCCTCTCTCGTCACACACGCATGTTCCAGAGCCCAGTTTCACCGGGAGTCTTCCGAAATAGCAAAGAAACTAATCGACCGTTTGTCTTTCTTCCGATTACTTAGTTTTCGCCGCCACCAACCCGCAGTGAAGCTGCAGGattttacgacgctgaagtttgcaacgttggagtccaacgaaatgaacgaaaaataaaaacttgtaattcgcaaatttattattttacgaagtatcggtgcaggttgaaaaactacgaattgcaaatttggcatggaacgaaattggagaattactggaataattgaagggttttttagatcatttcgttggactccaacgttgcaaacttcagtgttataggatttttattgaatattgaGATACTTTTAAATAGTTGACGGTAGTCGTGGAACACGAACTAATACCGGAAAGAAGGGAAGTGCCTATGTGCATGGTCCCGCACGGGCCCCGGGAAAGATTGACGGGATCGCTCGAGGGTTTGAAGAAATGGCTATGAAAGCACAATTTAATTGGAACATAAGACAGTTTATTAAACAGAGTTTGATATTGCGGTAGTTATAACAAAACGGAAATTTGGTTcggaaaaaaagagatttaCGCTAGGAGACTTACTTTACGGCCGACGGAAACAATCCTTCCGTCGTCACTCAGGCAGAAATTGGTAAATTtatctaattttcacgttcaaaTAGATTTCCATAAGTTTTTCGACACGCCCAACGGATAATCGAAGCACACAGTGCTCGAGGCTCGCGCTCGAATGATTCAAGGATATGAGAGCTCTCCGGAGGAGAAAAGATCCACAGATGAGGATCGTGAATGCGAGTCGTCACCTTCTCTCTTTGCACTTCTGCTCTATTCGACATGTGCTACCTatttgtctctctttctcaatcTCGTGTGTGACTTCGCCTCTGGTAAATCCGGACCGGTCAGTTATCTTACAGTTACTTCGACGCGTCTTAACCCCGACAAACTCTTGACTCTCGGTGTATATAAAGACAGATATTTATACACGACTACTGCGGTGAAAAGCGTTTTCTCGAATACATTCGAGTTCTACTGACTTTTTCCCAGGCTTCGTATCGTTCCAACGGTTAcataattctccaattttattacgatttaatattttattgcgGAAGCGTATAAAATTCGAAGTGAATCAATAAGAAATTTGTACTTGGATCTAATAGCTCGTAATTCACTGGATGCTTGCACGTTATTACGTACGCAAACGAACGTCACGTTGAAGATAGAAGAGATTTCAACTTCACGAAGGATCGAGGTTGCAGTCGATGACTCGACTCAACTCGCACGAATATCCGGTGACCGATATGTTCGCCGGATATTTAAACGTGTAATCGCGTTAAATGGCCGATTTTGGCCTAGATACTACTTCCAACCTCGATTATATTCAACTTTCTTGTTGAGAGttttaaaaaacgtttctaaataagctgaaaataaagttcgttTTCTCACTTGGAAGATACCGAAAATCTAATACGGTTCTCAATGATGCACGCGAGACGAGAACGCGGTGAGATGATTGAGAATGACAAAacgaatcgatcgaaaaatagttttcgtATCGTTCGATTTTCAGTGTCTTACCAATGAGAAAAACGATCTGCTTTTGTTCGATAGCGCGCACACACGAGGATGCTGAACAAGCGGAATTCTTGAAACGTGCGAAACGATCACACGGAGGTGAATCTTGCTCTCGCTCATTCTTCCGTAAGGTTagctttttctcattctctcatCTCCCTTTATCTCATTCTCGCAGTTTatcgtttctctttctttctctccggtTCTTCTTTTCCCTCCATTCACCTGGAAGCACCTGCCCAACCTGGACTCTCGTGCGGGCGACTTGCAAAAGAGTAAAagagagcaaaagagagaaagagagctcgGATCGACTCCAAGTACCGCTAGTCTCGCGCGCCGAGAGACTCCAAGACTGCGAGTACATCTCGTGCGTTCCCTTTGAGCGTGTGCGTCTGTGTGGTTCTCTGCATGCTGTGCTTTTAAGGGGACTTTCCCGTGCTCGTATCAGCGATACAAATCGATTCGTATAACAaccgttcaattttttcctccctccaaAAACTGTACGAACGTCGTCGTGCGTATACATAAATAAGTGGGAgcatttgaatgaataaatagCACGAACGAAACTCGATTTATGAGATTATTTCTCagccttttatttttattgctcgAATTACGCTTTCCTCTGTGCTGATTCCTCGCATATTTACGAAAGATTCGAAAGCTCTTGACTCGTTGAAAACACGCTCGAAGCATGCAGAGTTGTTCGCGTGTACAATAAACGAATAAACCGCGTTCGTGCAAAGTTAGTAAAGTTATTAGGACTTTTGGTTCTGTAGAGAAAGAGCTGTTTCTCCATGCGATTTgccagaaaaaatgaaattgttggcTTTTTTTCGGGAATaatatcgaataaaataacgatTACGAAGCGAAAGCAATAAAATTGAGCGCAGAAACGATCAACGATTATGTAACCCTAAAAATAAACCCATTACGTGGCAagcatgatgaaaatgatGGAATTCAATCAAGTAGATCGTAGGGACCGATAAAAAAGTGAATATTTTAAGCAAAGAATAACATACATCttattaaatttaaatttaaacgTTGAGCGTGCGAGTGCgtgtgcgagagagagagagcaaagtTGCGGcgcaaaaatgtgaaaataattGGAGACCTGCCCGCGGCTATATTTCGAACGTTTTCCAGTTGATGAGAAAGCCAGAGAGGGGCGGGAGGGAGCAGCACAAGGTGTAAGGTTTTATGGGGAAGGATTAGCTTGACGCATCGTTCAAGGAGGCTCATCAATTACGAGCGATAGATTGCGGCGCGTAGCTTCTCCTCATTTTATCTCGCGaatctttttctttccgcatcgttctttctttttatttcctttctgCTCGGATCTTCCTCTCGTGCGGCCGTGTAAAAGTGAAGCTCGAGAAATCACGACGCGATACAATGTCGACAGGAACATCGTCACGCATCGTCGATGATGCAGAGAAGTTTACCCATCGaacgagggagcgagagattATTgagggaagagagaaagagagaggaagacgAAGGAAAAGGAGAAGAGGAACAAGAAAATTCTTGTAATCTGAACGTCCTGCTCCTTTGGCTTCTGATCGTGGATCTTCGATATCAGGGGATCGTGAATAACAACCTCGGCTCAGAGTTGCCGGGAACGAGAGATCACCCGCGCGCGAGCCaattcagtttttctttttcattcattatttttacacgCGCGCGACGAGCTGTAATGTCTATACGCAATTTTCTCGATCGGCTATGCAGAGCTCAGCGCGAACGAGGATGGATCGgaaagaagaaatttttcaatatatcgaGAGCCAACTAATTTTAGTTAGACGTCGTCACGGAAAATTTGAGCTACGTTGGAGATTTTCTCTCAGCGATTTGGAATGACTGTTTCCAGAAAGTTGCGATTGGAATTTCATGACACCCGGTATGTGATATTTAGCTAGAAATTCAGCGTAATTAAATGGTACTCTTAGGAGGAGAGAATTCTTCGAGGATCGGAGAGCTTAATCTGGTCTCTCGATCGTGGATGTAAGAGCAACGTGTTTATAGATCGTCGTTCCGCATCCTCCTATACACATAggagtaaaatttttcaataggaTTCTTAGCGATGGTTAAAATCCAGGTGGGTTCACTCGAGCGTCTCTTTAATCGTCGTTCGCACGCGGctgaaagatttttcatagGAGGAACATTAGTCTGCGGAGTATTCCTCTCGTTAGACTCAATATTTCGTCTCGCATATTTCTTATTTCGAATCTGCCTTCATCCATGATAAATCTGAGCGAGCTGCAATATAATTCAGAGTCCGGGGAAGGAAGTGCACGAGTTCGAGCgatcgcgcgcgcgagagagagagagagagagggagtgtGTGAAAATCGCGAATCAATTGAGATCgtcgattgatttttcaatcgatcgaCGAGAAGAGACGCCGATCGATCATCGAAGAGAGTGGTGAGGATGAGTTATGGCGCCAATAAGACGAGACTTGCTGTTTTCGTTGCGCCGGTAACGCACAGGAGagcgacgaatgaaaaaaaggattgaGAATATCCGAGGCGAGCGAGAGGAGGACTTTGTGTGGGCGCATTCGTCGATTTCTCGACATCGATTCCACAAACGCTCGCTCGGTGTGTTCGTGCGCATGAGTTCGGCACACCTCGAGGTTTCCTAACGGAAACGTTGAACTTCTCGGGATGACGTAAGCCCCGCACGTATGTGTGCATGCGCGCGCGAGCGATCGAAGATGTCAGTAAAGCGTGTGCTCCTATCGGAGATTGTCTCGTCTTATCCGTTGTAATTCTGCCAGAgcacggagagaaagagaatccCAGCATCCGTGCACGTAATCTTGTCGCGTGCGGAACGAAGATCGTACCGCAGAGACGTTTTCCGCCCCTTGGCTTCCCCTCGATCGTCGCAGGCTCCGGGTTTGTCGGGGGACAATTCAAGAAACGCAGTGCGACACGCAGTCTTTGATTGAACAAGTGCAGCGAATCCGATTCGATTAGGGAATTGAAATAAGGAAGAAGAAATCGGTAATCGATTCGAAAAGAGCATCGATGTAATTAACTGATAAGATGTTTCACAGTTTCTCACTGCTTCATCAATGCGGCGGGACGCGTCACTTTAATCTCCCGTTCCGATCGAATCGCGCTTTTCTTTACTTTCCGTTTTCAAGATTGCCAATCACTGAAGCGCATTTACTTCAAGGTGTCTATAGCTATGCGCTCTCGCGCATATCTACGCTTGATACTGCTCGGATGCAGCAGGAGTTTTGCACGAGGATAGATTCGAGGCGATTCGAGCTGAAAGCCACGAGCTCTCACGAGAAGGGTAAGCCCGCGGCGGGCAAGATCGTTATACCCAGCATCGTTTCCTATACGTGTGCTCGCCATGAGGGAACTCGGTTGCTGACCTTAACGGATCGACAACGCACACCGCAGGGCTGTTGCGAACGTCGAGAGATATCGCGAGCACTGTTCCgtcctcttttttcctctcctccttcctttttcttcgccTCGTCATCGGCGTCAGGCCGTAGGTCGAATatatgtgcgcgcgcgcggcgTTTCAACGATATATAGAAAG of Venturia canescens isolate UGA chromosome 6, ASM1945775v1, whole genome shotgun sequence contains these proteins:
- the LOC122412203 gene encoding uncharacterized protein isoform X3, which encodes MGNSGSNNSASHQQQCAPGNQEMGRGWTHSFPREHTRHHSQPPGHKVLPEPPNQRLRATNNGSIIHNGGTISGRRPSALTLPHDLNKGGVYRSRSTSASNLGPRSRSSDQNQHNCCLYRSQEGRCREHEMMELKRFGSEPDLRYSPKEHLHQNHRGHNQETRQSSYYPERESRERESRYRGKKKYKAPAPPGNGDGSSPDSYKWEIGQEGENRGEDETIQAPPRKSRLFKTRAESKKAQSNWQNGVQENESLLEHERRWRNDKSSKENRCAWRDSAEQENWLRDEKRRSKKYDGKNTLQRSLSSPEFQAELMQVARKVRNKLNYNRRVGPIGAATIISAEPKIELRNPSNGVSHREERKNPRSRAEERQDDRRTEKRKPRSVEEPFDRRREELRSSARFHDERNRSKHENRPLKEIRGYDNERIDNSRIENSRIDHGRTRERIEERIPENSHRRRIIEKSYVYEERITSNGTGELISGRKSHNERLEIVGNSIEDRHRRDFNSRNRHETNERTRNHKSEDLLEQPRTRSESPALRNCRDRPDVRGQGSGRESTPEPPRGREKNSDHRKRRNDTKDETFGINEKRWSNNNAKINGEISNKNNTKLTESKESRGKNWNGLPPSGKTAPKTYYFSIDDGLSRDIRENENSQQVDHSQTELQNRDSNNPVQNIQSRTDNSKNQNGVEDIALKLRPTLPKKQLEIPRFSPSAAWRLLSALETPGPTMSTASEEVPVMFEERIERLARPPPPLIALGPRSSHDKSGDSGISGDAGAANDDSLDVSTTNRLKTVVSSSRPAWTPQQDLGEESSSDAGVDSPPPMPPPMKFPPRPHVFSLSLPRDENRFYSVDAKATKDNSSFNSLQKLKRSVSGALGLAPNEIEERKRPGENLGENWLLSTSAPNSLQHSKSNNHESGENSTPSWENNYSPVENDEEIEEIEDNEDKTDFPMLMKPPSFSYLASGGHVMYLPETNDTEHRTQSLNYRNSANEIGNSKYRKNSDDSRLPNKIGSFGINGISINGGIRDMAIHRERSFTDIGPKSRKYPNFFKSCENISEMRQRSASPVHHGPESLQDPKTESPPNAKNNNAKNQKGKRFTFQSTVRQIERRRLAEKLSREAEAKERQRKSELEVMRKVEEEFQRKRAREKANIRQQLRLYTMDENSSSLPPAWDSSQLSRADPDGAPSSSASSPTSAPPGKMANRKNSIGSDEYQHRKRVSESRAQQQQQQQPVQQREYKDYRPKYYDWAPDSSSHLDAKQTTVHPKVVYDIPKSSHVFVDANIHTAKPANVISTPRSDNYRKDFAHGAVAGKSSLASSDSELSQPNTRPHSRQNGNKCKSLRSRSVSPARSEGAGCEESPVEAIKQERNTSTNGFMLNGVQPFVREKSYRPIAFKPRPPPPIPS